A single Watersipora subatra chromosome 7, tzWatSuba1.1, whole genome shotgun sequence DNA region contains:
- the LOC137399211 gene encoding C-type lectin lectoxin-Phi1-like — translation MVSLFVVAATVCSIQVNAYCSGRPCPTGYAYNPFACSCLRIIRERKTWDEAKAYCEAAGEYLAVLDSVESINWYKNLRMTDPDWRSSWAWIGGKKTGGKWQWFGRDQKDILLGDWEQTQPSPNLDDYCIHTFDGARASNGFIAENFKWDDITCTSTPQAFVCEKF, via the exons ATGGTTTCTCTCTTTGTAGTAGCTGCTACAGTCTGCAGCATTCAAGTCAATGCTTATTGCT cTGGAAGGCCGTGTCCAACAGGATACGCATACAACCCATTTGCCTGCAGCTGTCTGCGTATTATTAGAGAACGTAAAACCTGGGATGAAGCTAAGGCTTACTGTGAAGCTGCCGGAGAGTATCTAGCTGTCCTCGACTCCGTGGAATCTATCAACTGGTACAAAAACTTAAGAATGACAGATCCAG ATTGGAGAAGCAGCTGGGCTTGGATTGGAGGAAAGAAAACTGGAGGAAAATGGCAGTGGTTTGGCAGAGACCAGAAAGACATCCTTCTGGGTGATTGGGAACAGACACAACCTAGTCCGAATCTCGATGACTATTGCATTCACACATTTGACGGTGCCAGAGCTTCTAATGGTTTTATCGCGGAGAACTTTAAGTGGGATGACATAACCTGCACTTCAACTCCCCAGGCTTTTGTGTGTGAAAAGTTTTAG
- the LOC137399965 gene encoding C-type lectin domain family 17, member A-like: MKTYMISIFVVAATVSSIQVNAYCSGIACPTGYAYNPFACSCLRIIRERKTWDEAKAYCEGAGEYLAVLDSVESINWYKNLRMTDPDWRNSWAWIGGKKTGGKWQWFGRDQKDILLGDWEQTQPGSTVDDYCIHTFDGGRASNGLIAENFKWDDVTCTSTPQAFVCEKF; this comes from the exons ATGAAGACATACATGATTTCTATCTTTGTAGTAGCTGCTACAGTCTCCAGCATTCAAGTCAATGCTTATTGCT CAGGAATAGCGTGTCCAACAGGATACGCATACAACCCATTTGCCTGCAGCTGTCTGCGCATTATTAGAGAACGTAAGACCTGGGATGAGGCTAAGGCTTACTGTGAAGGTGCTGGAGAGTATCTAGCTGTCCTCGACTCCGTGGAATCTATCAACTGGTACAAAAACTTAAGAATGACAGATCCAG ATTGGAGGAACAGCTGGGCTTGGATTGGAGGTAAGAAAACTGGAGGAAAATGGCAGTGGTTTGGCAGAGACCAGAAAGACATTCTTTTAGGTGATTGGGAACAAACACAACCTGGTTCGACTGTGGATGACTACTGCATTCACACATTTGATGGTGGCAGAGCTTCTAATGGTCTTATCGCGGAAAACTTCAAGTGGGATGATGTAACCTGCACTTCAACTCCGCAGGCTTTCGTTTGTGAAAAGTTTTAG